The Erythrobacter sp. JK5 genome includes a region encoding these proteins:
- a CDS encoding YdcH family protein — translation MNEQELRKRLELLKTEHRDLDAAIAALTEAGSTDQLQIARLKKRKLRLKDQIAIIEDTLLPDIIA, via the coding sequence ATGAATGAGCAGGAGCTTCGCAAACGGCTCGAATTGCTCAAGACCGAGCACCGCGATCTCGACGCGGCGATCGCGGCCTTGACCGAAGCGGGCTCCACCGACCAGTTGCAGATCGCTCGGCTCAAGAAGCGCAAGCTCCGGCTGAAAGACCAGATCGCCATCATCGAAGACACGCTGCTGCCCGATATAATCGCGTGA
- a CDS encoding YdcH family protein — MASSAAASHVTALQSKHAGLEAKLREEMARPAPDAATIQHLKKQKLRLKEEIGRT, encoded by the coding sequence ATGGCGTCGTCCGCAGCTGCATCACACGTTACTGCGCTCCAATCCAAACATGCCGGCCTCGAAGCCAAGCTTCGCGAAGAGATGGCCCGCCCCGCACCCGATGCCGCGACGATCCAACATCTCAAGAAACAGAAGTTGCGATTGAAGGAAGAAATCGGCCGCACTTGA
- a CDS encoding DUF1465 family protein, giving the protein MTRTTSLSRPIIEALYNEALVLADEVRAVFAMGTREPDIGDDTLVRLALSTEGLKTTTRMMHVLAWLLNQRAYFSGELSEGQVRRHGALPEDRPADPAQLQLLEEGTCDLIEETERLHRRIARLDAAWRRNFELTSPVRAFQERIGREFERG; this is encoded by the coding sequence ATGACTCGCACGACCAGCCTTTCCCGCCCGATTATCGAGGCGCTGTACAACGAGGCGCTGGTGCTCGCCGACGAGGTCCGGGCGGTATTTGCGATGGGAACGCGGGAACCCGATATCGGGGACGACACGCTGGTGCGGCTCGCGCTCTCCACCGAAGGACTCAAGACCACAACCCGGATGATGCATGTGCTGGCATGGCTGCTGAACCAGCGCGCGTATTTCTCCGGCGAGCTGAGCGAAGGCCAGGTGCGCAGGCACGGGGCACTGCCGGAAGATCGCCCTGCCGATCCCGCCCAGCTGCAACTGCTCGAAGAGGGGACGTGCGACCTGATCGAGGAGACCGAGCGACTGCACCGCCGCATCGCCCGGCTCGACGCGGCGTGGCGCAGGAATTTCGAGCTCACCTCTCCGGTGCGCGCGTTCCAAGAACGGATCGGGCGCGAGTTCGAGCGGGGCTAG